One window from the genome of Alnus glutinosa chromosome 13, dhAlnGlut1.1, whole genome shotgun sequence encodes:
- the LOC133854395 gene encoding expansin-A7-like: MASSSSSLQSWSFSFFLMASTLAMFIGSKPAVAVTFRLSPWGLAHATFYGDDTASATMGGACGYGNLFVNGYGTDTAALSSTLFNNGYACGTCYQIKCYQSKWCFSTVSFTTVTATNLCPPNWSKDSNAGGWCNPPRTHFDMSKPAFMKIAQWKAGIVPVMYRRVPCQRSGGLRFAFQGNGYWLLVYVMNVGGGGDISGMWVKGSKTGWISMSHNWGASYQAFATLRGQSLSFKITSYTTKETIIAWNVAPASWSVGLTYKTNVNFH, encoded by the exons atggcttcttcttcttcttccctgcAATCATGGAGCTTTAGCTTCTTCTTGATGGCATCGACATTGGCAATGTTCATCGGCAGCAAACCAGCAGTTGCTGTAACCTTCCGGCTGAGCCCATGGGGCCTTGCCCACGCTACCTTTTATGGCGATGACACTGCCTCCGCGACCATGG GAGGAGCTTGTGGGTATGGAAATTTGTTTGTCAATGGCTATGGAACAGATACAGCGGCCTTGAGCTCAACTCTGTTCAACAATGGCTACGCTTGCGGGACATGTTACCAAATTAAGTGTTATCAATCAAAATGGTGCTTTTCAACGGTGTCGTTCACCACTGTGACGGCTACGAACCTTTGCCCACCAAATTGGTCTAAGGACTCCAATGCCGGAGGGTGGTGCAACCCACCTCGAACCCACTTTGACATGTCCAAGCCTGCTTTCATGAAGATTGCACAGTGGAAGGCTGGAATTGTCCCAGTCATGTACCGCAG AGTGCCATGCCAAAGGAGTGGTGGGCTTCGATTCGCCTTCCAAGGAAATGGGTACTGGCTGCTGGTGTATGTGATGAACGTTGGAGGTGGAGGAGACATATCTGGAATGTGGGTGAAGGGGAGCAAAACAGGGTGGATAAGCATGAGCCACAACTGGGGAGCTTCATACCAAGCATTTGCAACTCTTCGAGgccaatctctctctttcaagaTCACCTCGTACACAACCAAGGAGACCATAATTGCATGGAATGTCGCCCCTGCGAGCTGGAGTGTCGGACTCACTTATAAAACAAACGTGAACTTCCACTGA
- the LOC133854806 gene encoding uncharacterized protein LOC133854806 encodes MSSKPTSSHHMGSSLFSLTLIIILSWASLASKKAEAQGIKSAHLLDLYIRDYTFKSYNQHYKTGILHTVHLPANFSGIRVDMVRFRCGSLHRYGAQVREFHLDVGVTVHPCVERVMLVRQNLGSHWSSLYYANYDLSGYQLVSPVLGLLAYDAGTNVNFSNSFELGILAGEKPIRVDFSNTTKVSNMQGIMPYCASFESDGKVTLANQVSPYVCVATRHGHFGLVVETPGPGQLSRKISRWKVVVGSSVGATLGVFLLGLLLVALFVKVKKKSRMQEMERRAYEEEALQVSMVGHVRAPTASVTRTLPAIEHEYVPPPNGIVHLCL; translated from the coding sequence ATGTCTTCTAAACCAACCTCATCACATCACATGGGCTCCTCCCTCTTCTCTCTCACCTTGATCATAATCCTTTCATGGGCATCATTAGCATCAAAAAAAGCTGAGGCTCAAGGAATCAAATCAGCTCATCTTCTTGATCTTTACATCAGAGATTACACGTTTAAGTCCTACAACCAACACTACAAGACTGGAATACTGCACACTGTACATTTACCGGCAAACTTCTCCGGCATCAGGGTCGACATGGTGAGATTCAGATGTGGGAGCCTCCATAGATATGGTGCACAGGTTAGGGAATTTCATCTGGATGTTGGTGTGACTGTGCATCCATGTGTGGAGAGAGTCATGTTAGTTAGACAAAACTTGGGATCTCATTGGTCTTCCTTATACTATGCTAATTATGATCTATCAGGATACCAGCTTGTGTCTCCTGTTCTTGGCCTTCTAGCTTATGATGCTGGAACAAATGTGAATTTCAGCAACTCTTTTGAGCTTGGAATTCTTGCAGGAGAAAAACCCATCAGAGTAGACTTCAGCAACACTACAAAGGTCAGCAATATGCAGGGAATTATGCCATATTGTGCTAGTTTTGAGAGTGATGGAAAAGTCACACTAGCAAATCAGGTATCACCTTATGTCTGTGTAGCAACCAGGCATGGCCATTTTGGATTGGTCGTTGAGACCCCCGGACCGGGGCAGTTGAGTAGAAAGATTAGCCGGTGGAAAGTGGTGGTCGGAAGTTCGGTCGGGGCGACATTGGGTGTTTTTCTTCTGGGTTTGCTTCTGGTGGCATTGTTTGTCAAGGTGAAGAAGAAGTCGAGAATGCAAGAGATGGAGAGAAGGGCCTATGAAGAAGAAGCTTTACAGGTTTCCATGGTTGGACATGTGAGAGCTCCTACAGCATCTGTTACTCGAACATTGCCTGCAATTGAGCATGAGTACGTACCTCCTCCTAATGGGATTGTCCATTTGTGTTTGTGA
- the LOC133854830 gene encoding B-type cell cycle switch protein ccs52A-like: MDNPTVQRLPSKSSELNLAPNMSDEELARSRNIERLINVNHRRAPSRTIYFDRFIPSRTGSNFALLHLPPERPEDSVYSRLLRSVLFGPESGAVSPTTPENRSDWMNPPSRNIFRYQTETRRPFHSVSPLESYDAVAGVNHCPVKAPRKIPKSPYKVLDAPALQDDFYLNLVDWSSHNVLAVGLGNCVYLWNACSSKVTKLCDLGIDDSVCSVGWAQRGTHLAVGTSNGKVQLWDASRCKKVRTMEGHRLRVGALAWSSTLLSSGGRDKSIFLRDMRTQEDFVSKLSGHKSEVCGLKWSYDNRELASGGNDNRLFVWNQNSNQPVLRYSEHTAAVKAIAWSPHVHGLLASGGGTADRCIRFWNTTTNSHLSCIDTGSQVCNLVWSKNVNELVSTHGYSQNQIIVWRYPAMSKLATLTGHTFRVLYLAISPDGQTIVTGAGDETLRFWNVFPSAKSQSRDSEIGASFFGRTTIR; encoded by the exons ATGGACAATCCCACGGTTCAGAGATTACCCAGTAAGTCATCGGAGCTGAATCTTGCTCCGAACATGTCCGATGAGGAGCTAGCCCGTTCGCGCAACATAGAACGCCTGATCAATGTGAACCACCGCCGAGCGCCGTCAAGGACGATCTACTTCGACAGGTTCATCCCGTCCAGGACGGGTTCGAACTTTGCTCTCCTCCACCTCCCTCCGGAGCGACCTGAGGACAGTGTCTATTCCAGGCTACTTCGCTCTGTGCTTTTTGGCCCTGAATCTGGCGCTGTCTCACCTACCACGCCCGAGAACAGAAGCGACTGGATGAACCCACCAAGCCGGAATATCTTCCGGTATCAGACAGAGACTCGCCGGCCCTTTCACTCCGTTTCTCCACTGGAGTCTTACGATGCCGTTGCCGGGGTTAATCATTGCCCGGTAAAGGCTCCCCGGAAGATTCCAAAGTCGCCTTATAAG GTTTTGGATGCACCGGCATTGCAAGACGATTTTTATCTCAATTTAGTTGACTGGTCTTCGCATAATGTGTTGGCGGTGGGGTTGGGAAATTGTGTTTACTTGTGGAATGCATGTAGTAGCAAg GTAACCAAGTTATGTGACTTGGGAATTGATGACAGTGTCTGTTCAGTAGGGTGGGCTCAGCGTGGTACACATCTTGCTGTTGGAACTAGCAATGGAAAAGTCCAG CTTTGGGATGCATCTCGCTGTAAGAAGGTAAGAACTATGGAGGGTCATCGGTTACGTGTTGGGGCTTTAGCCTGGAGTTCAACTCTTTTGTCTTCCGGTGGCCGGGACAAGAGTATTTTCTTACGAGATATGCGTACTCAAGAAGATTTTGTTAGTAAACTCTCTGGACACAAGTCAGAG GTTTGCGGATTAAAGTGGTCTTATGATAATCGTGAATTAGCATCCGGTGGCAATGATAATAGA CTTTTTGTTtggaatcaaaattcaaatcaGCCTGTGCTGAGATACTCTGAGCATACAGCAGCAGTAAAAGCTATTGCATGGTCTCCCCATGTTCATGGACTTCTTGCATCCGGGGGAGGAACTGCAGACCGATGTATTCGTTTCTGGAATACAACCACAAACTCACACTTGAGCTGCATTGATACTGGAAGTCAG GTATGCAATCTTGTGTGGTCCAAGAATGTCAATGAACTTGTCAGCACACATGGATACTCGCAAAACCAGATAATTGTTTGGAGGTATCCTGCCATGTCAAAG TTGGCAACTCTTACGGGCCATACATTTCGAGTTCTCTATCTTGCCATTTCACCTGATGGACAG acaattgtcaCGGGAGCTGGAGATGAAACACTTAGGTTTTGGAATGTGTTTCCTTCCGCTAAATCACAG AGTAGGGACAGCGAGATTGGAGCATCATTTTTTGGAAGGACTACAATCCGTTAA